One Lentibacillus cibarius DNA window includes the following coding sequences:
- a CDS encoding cation:proton antiporter — protein sequence MEQAELLSIVIIIVLGIFSQWLAWRIQWPSIVIMSVAGLLIGPVLGLINPEQALGELYTPLISLAVAVVLYEGSSSLNFRELKGISKSVLRVVTAGAFLAWIGGAMAAHYIAGLNFAISFIIGGLFIVTGPTVIIPLLRQAKLKPRVATVLKWEGIIIDPVGPLLALFAYQVIKVIGDDTVQGSYLLTFFIGALLAGIIGFAAGIFVSRMIRKGLFPEFLKSPIVLSFVLLCFTVSEVIMHETGMLAVTVMGMTMAKTKKYVTSIGNVSHFVENISVILTSTIFVLLTASLTRETILEIFTFPIIGFVLMMLLIVRPLSIWISTIGTEMSAAEKTLIGWIAPRGIVALTVAGYFASVLAEDGYAGASILMTITFALVFITVCAHGFTLGPLAKKLNLASNEQSGILIIGANHFSITFADYCQSLEIPVLMIDDSYEHLLDAKQKGINTFYGQILSEYIQFEVDLTPYDYILAMTDEPAYNALICQSYAPEFGYNNTFALPASKKGDANNEEISPAIKGHVLFHENAVLAELSSKLREGYTFDSMKITEQKTVKREAFTDTAMLLFIWRKNKEIAFMTLRREKLELNEGDRVVMLTKQEEKNENVIQSRDE from the coding sequence TTGGAACAAGCAGAGCTGCTCAGTATCGTTATCATCATCGTTCTAGGTATCTTTTCACAGTGGCTGGCATGGCGGATCCAGTGGCCTTCCATTGTCATCATGTCGGTTGCTGGTCTTTTAATCGGGCCTGTTTTAGGACTCATCAATCCGGAGCAAGCACTAGGTGAACTGTATACACCGCTCATTTCCCTTGCAGTTGCTGTCGTGTTGTATGAAGGCAGTTCCAGTCTCAACTTCCGTGAATTGAAAGGAATCTCTAAGTCTGTGTTGCGTGTCGTGACAGCCGGCGCATTTCTAGCGTGGATTGGTGGTGCAATGGCAGCGCATTACATAGCTGGACTCAATTTTGCCATTTCATTCATCATCGGCGGGCTGTTCATCGTTACCGGGCCAACCGTCATCATACCACTGCTAAGACAAGCAAAATTAAAGCCGAGGGTAGCAACAGTGCTGAAATGGGAAGGGATCATTATCGATCCAGTCGGTCCATTGCTGGCGCTGTTTGCCTACCAAGTAATTAAAGTAATCGGCGACGACACCGTTCAAGGCAGTTATTTACTCACCTTTTTTATAGGCGCACTGCTAGCGGGAATTATCGGTTTTGCAGCTGGTATTTTTGTCAGCCGAATGATCCGCAAAGGGCTATTTCCGGAATTTCTGAAGTCTCCCATCGTTCTGTCGTTTGTGCTCCTCTGCTTTACAGTCAGTGAAGTCATCATGCATGAAACAGGGATGCTTGCTGTAACGGTGATGGGAATGACCATGGCTAAAACGAAAAAATATGTAACATCCATTGGCAATGTCTCTCATTTTGTCGAAAACATTTCAGTTATCTTGACATCAACCATTTTTGTTTTATTGACCGCATCATTGACAAGAGAAACGATTTTAGAAATCTTCACGTTCCCCATTATTGGGTTTGTCCTGATGATGCTATTGATCGTGCGTCCGCTGTCCATCTGGATTTCCACCATTGGTACCGAAATGTCAGCTGCTGAAAAAACGCTGATTGGCTGGATTGCCCCACGCGGCATTGTCGCACTAACCGTAGCAGGTTATTTTGCAAGCGTACTGGCCGAAGATGGTTATGCGGGTGCTTCAATTTTGATGACGATTACATTTGCACTCGTCTTCATCACCGTTTGTGCGCACGGGTTCACACTAGGCCCGCTTGCCAAGAAACTTAACCTGGCCAGCAACGAACAATCCGGCATTTTGATTATCGGTGCGAACCACTTTTCCATTACGTTCGCTGATTACTGCCAATCGCTGGAAATTCCCGTATTAATGATCGATGATTCCTATGAGCATTTACTTGATGCCAAGCAAAAAGGAATCAACACTTTTTACGGGCAAATTTTATCCGAATATATTCAATTTGAAGTGGATCTTACCCCATATGATTACATTTTGGCGATGACAGATGAACCTGCCTATAATGCGCTTATATGTCAGTCCTATGCACCGGAATTCGGCTACAATAACACATTCGCCCTGCCAGCCAGTAAGAAAGGAGATGCCAATAATGAAGAAATCTCCCCAGCCATTAAAGGGCACGTGCTTTTTCACGAGAATGCTGTATTAGCAGAGTTGAGCAGCAAATTACGAGAAGGTTATACATTTGATTCCATGAAAATAACTGAACAGAAGACAGTGAAAAGAGAAGCATTCACGGATACGGCGATGCTACTGTTTATTTGGAGAAAAAATAAAGAAATTGCATTCATGACGCTTCGTCGCGAAAAATTAGAATTGAATGAAGGCGACCGGGTGGTGATGCTTACGAAACAAGAGGAAAAAAACGAGAACGTCATTCAATCTCGTGATGAGTGA
- a CDS encoding sodium-dependent transporter has protein sequence MQRSDKGKGRENWGSRLGFIMAASGFAIGLGNIWRFPYIAGNNGGGAFLLIYLAIVLIFGIPLFYAEAGLGRKAQAGAISGMRKLAGKGSPWVSIGWLGTLAALLIMSYYLMIMGWLFAYFFNIGIGTFQGITSEQAAVVYEDLISNPIAVIGYSIIPTLILGTIVSKGIKNGIEKFVKIVMPLLFIMLIFLAIFSLSLPGSFEGVVWYLQPDFSKINANTLLAALGQAFFSIGIGLASAFTYGSYLKPKGSNLVKDGAWVVSLDTFIAFLSGLVIFPALFAFQMEPNSGPGLLFLTIPTLLEQMPFGYGFGLIFFCLVIIGSITTGVGLIETLATNVSELFHSSRKTSVWMTIGVTFTLAIPIILSQGPWSHVHLFGMDIFDLVDYVSGNILLTLGGLLISLYVVFQWTFNRFMQDINTGAETIKLSSAWKPVISYLIPLSIIIILITGLI, from the coding sequence ATGCAGCGATCTGATAAAGGGAAAGGAAGGGAAAACTGGGGAAGCAGATTAGGGTTTATTATGGCGGCTTCGGGATTTGCTATTGGTCTTGGCAATATATGGCGTTTTCCATATATTGCTGGAAACAACGGTGGGGGAGCATTTCTGCTTATCTATCTTGCCATCGTACTCATTTTTGGTATCCCTTTGTTTTACGCAGAAGCAGGACTAGGGAGAAAAGCTCAAGCTGGTGCAATTAGTGGGATGCGAAAATTAGCCGGAAAAGGTAGTCCATGGGTATCTATTGGCTGGCTCGGAACATTGGCAGCGTTATTAATTATGTCCTACTACCTTATGATTATGGGTTGGTTGTTTGCCTATTTTTTCAACATTGGTATCGGTACATTCCAGGGGATTACTTCTGAACAAGCGGCTGTTGTATATGAAGATTTAATTTCTAATCCAATCGCTGTTATCGGTTACAGTATTATTCCAACATTAATTTTGGGTACAATCGTGTCGAAGGGTATTAAAAATGGTATTGAAAAATTTGTAAAAATCGTCATGCCTCTTTTGTTTATCATGCTTATCTTCTTAGCAATCTTTTCATTGTCATTACCCGGATCATTTGAGGGAGTCGTATGGTATTTGCAGCCTGACTTTTCTAAAATCAATGCAAATACGTTATTGGCGGCGCTAGGGCAAGCATTTTTTTCAATAGGTATTGGGTTGGCATCCGCCTTTACCTATGGCAGTTATTTAAAGCCTAAAGGTTCAAATTTGGTGAAAGATGGTGCTTGGGTTGTTTCACTGGATACGTTTATTGCCTTCTTATCAGGTTTGGTTATCTTTCCTGCTCTTTTTGCCTTTCAAATGGAACCAAATTCAGGACCCGGCCTGTTATTTCTGACAATACCGACCTTGCTTGAACAAATGCCATTCGGGTATGGATTTGGTCTCATTTTCTTTTGTCTGGTCATCATTGGATCCATCACTACAGGTGTAGGTCTAATTGAAACACTTGCTACTAATGTGTCTGAATTGTTTCATTCGAGCAGAAAAACAAGTGTCTGGATGACCATTGGTGTGACATTTACCCTGGCAATCCCAATTATCTTATCACAAGGTCCATGGTCACATGTGCATCTTTTCGGTATGGATATTTTTGACCTGGTTGACTATGTATCCGGAAATATTTTGCTGACATTAGGCGGCTTGTTGATTTCGTTATATGTCGTATTTCAGTGGACGTTTAACCGTTTTATGCAAGATATTAATACCGGAGCAGAAACAATAAAACTTTCATCTGCCTGGAAACCGGTTATAAGCTATCTCATCCCTTTATCAATAATTATCATTTTGATTACCGGTTTGATTTGA
- a CDS encoding CdaR family transcriptional regulator, with translation MNGIEGFVHGAQKVVKAVSNILPFPISLSDTNGCIIGSTDPSRIGKQHEPSGEVLTKNTLLSFDEDKIKGMPNVHPGIAAPLKLNQQTVGVLGIIGPPEEVKPYAMLIKQYVEMTWHETFHRQLKELESKTLETFMQYILLNETTSQVKLEEYCRMFGISLNAERFCIVIHIGDSLISNIQQTIPIDQLKMRLLDCTRKAYQCGDDTICSFLNTEKIILLKKIDSEMTYWEALEAFTFQSEKLLEMFDVYHVTDASIAAGSLAQTLSNVNESYQEAEALRQFGQRWNPARKIYTYHNWDMVKELLRFQLPASFHEKVQFRLKHLFNDERFPELAKSFIAYCENNMTISQAANDLFIHRNTLIYRLQKINTLTSLNTGSFDDCVVLYLILKNAIPE, from the coding sequence GTGAACGGAATCGAGGGATTCGTGCATGGTGCACAAAAAGTGGTGAAAGCGGTTTCAAATATTTTACCGTTCCCGATTAGCTTAAGTGACACAAACGGTTGTATCATTGGTTCCACTGACCCAAGTCGGATCGGTAAACAGCACGAGCCATCTGGAGAAGTTCTCACAAAGAATACGCTCCTGTCATTTGATGAGGATAAAATTAAGGGAATGCCTAATGTGCATCCCGGTATTGCCGCCCCGCTTAAATTGAACCAGCAAACGGTTGGTGTGCTTGGCATTATCGGCCCGCCTGAAGAAGTAAAACCATATGCGATGCTGATCAAACAATATGTTGAAATGACGTGGCATGAAACATTTCATAGACAATTGAAAGAACTAGAATCTAAAACACTGGAAACATTTATGCAATATATCTTGCTTAACGAAACGACCAGTCAAGTAAAATTGGAAGAATATTGCCGGATGTTCGGAATCTCCCTGAATGCAGAGCGATTTTGCATTGTCATCCATATCGGTGACTCGCTCATCAGCAATATCCAGCAAACGATACCGATTGATCAATTAAAAATGCGACTGCTGGACTGTACGAGAAAAGCTTATCAATGCGGTGATGATACCATTTGTTCATTTTTAAACACTGAAAAAATCATCCTATTAAAAAAGATAGATTCAGAAATGACGTATTGGGAAGCATTGGAGGCGTTCACCTTTCAAAGTGAGAAGTTACTGGAAATGTTCGATGTGTATCATGTAACAGATGCATCGATAGCAGCTGGCAGCTTGGCTCAAACACTTAGCAACGTAAATGAATCCTACCAGGAAGCAGAAGCACTTCGCCAGTTCGGGCAGCGATGGAATCCGGCAAGAAAGATTTATACCTATCACAACTGGGATATGGTCAAGGAATTGCTTCGTTTTCAGCTTCCTGCATCATTCCATGAAAAAGTACAATTCCGCTTGAAACATCTCTTTAATGACGAACGATTTCCGGAACTAGCCAAAAGTTTTATCGCCTACTGTGAAAACAATATGACTATTAGCCAAGCTGCTAACGATTTATTTATCCACCGCAACACACTAATTTACCGCTTGCAAAAAATCAATACACTAACATCACTCAATACCGGTTCATTCGATGATTGTGTGGTACTTTATCTTATCCTGAAAAACGCAATACCCGAATAG
- a CDS encoding patatin family protein produces MVHDAGLMLEGGGMRCAFTVGVLDYFLDRQLEFPFVATASAGALIGSSYIAKQRERNYQLLEALRKKPDVISFKRLLQKKELFSMDFIFEQLANDWFPLDFQSFSQANATFIVGTTDINTGKPLFHDTFTEKNDLIQVIRASCSLPVLAPNVSYKGKQLMDGGVADPIPIRPLLARGLKKHVIVLTRNKGYVKKASKLNWFFKHVFKDKPELIKLLRNRHQRYNETMQALINMEQRNEAFIIQPEQPLAASRIEKNSQKLESLYEQGYQEAEKKFPALQHFLERTQTTPLHMDKATPF; encoded by the coding sequence TTGGTACATGATGCAGGCCTCATGTTGGAAGGCGGCGGCATGAGATGTGCGTTCACTGTTGGCGTTCTGGATTACTTTTTAGACCGGCAATTGGAATTCCCATTTGTCGCAACAGCCTCAGCAGGTGCACTTATCGGTAGTTCCTATATTGCCAAACAACGCGAACGAAATTACCAGCTACTGGAAGCATTGAGAAAAAAGCCGGATGTCATCTCATTTAAACGGCTGCTGCAGAAAAAAGAGTTATTCAGCATGGACTTTATTTTTGAACAACTTGCCAATGACTGGTTCCCACTGGATTTCCAATCTTTTTCACAAGCAAACGCTACATTCATTGTTGGAACGACCGACATTAATACGGGAAAGCCGCTTTTTCACGATACGTTTACGGAAAAAAATGATTTAATACAGGTTATCCGGGCGTCCTGTTCATTACCGGTTCTCGCACCAAATGTCTCCTATAAAGGGAAGCAGCTAATGGATGGCGGTGTTGCCGATCCGATACCGATTCGTCCACTGCTGGCACGCGGACTGAAAAAGCATGTCATTGTTCTCACACGGAATAAAGGCTACGTGAAAAAAGCTTCCAAACTGAATTGGTTCTTCAAACATGTTTTCAAAGATAAACCTGAACTTATTAAATTATTGCGCAATCGGCATCAGCGTTATAATGAAACCATGCAAGCACTGATCAATATGGAGCAGCGTAATGAAGCCTTCATTATTCAGCCTGAACAACCACTGGCTGCCAGTCGAATAGAAAAAAATAGTCAGAAGCTGGAAAGTCTCTATGAGCAAGGCTATCAAGAAGCTGAAAAGAAATTCCCGGCATTACAGCATTTTTTAGAACGTACGCAAACCACACCATTACATATGGACAAAGCAACGCCATTCTAA